The following are encoded in a window of Sutcliffiella horikoshii genomic DNA:
- the sufB gene encoding Fe-S cluster assembly protein SufB codes for MAKKMPEIGDYKYGFKDKDVSIFRSGRGLTKEIVEEISRMKEEPQWMLDFRLKSLEHFYNMPMPQWGGDLNSLNFDEITYYVKPSEKSERSWDEVPEEIKQTFDKLGIPEAEQKYLAGVSAQYESEVVYHNMQEDLEDLGVVFKDTDTALKENEDIFREHFAKVIPPTDNKFSALNSAVWSGGSFIYVPKGVKVETPLQAYFRINSENMGQFERTLIIVDEGAHVHYVEGCTAPVYTTNSLHSAVVEIIIKKDAYCRYTTIQNWANNVYNLVTKRAVCEANATMEWIDGNIGSKLTMKYPAVILKGEGARGMTLSIALAGKGQHQDAGAKMIHLAPNTSSTIVSKSISKQGGKVTYRGIVHFGKKASGARSNIECDTLIMDNQSTSDTIPYNEVFNDNVSLEHEAKVSKVSEEQLFYLMSRGLSEEEATEMIVMGFIEPFTKELPMEYAVEMNRLIKFEMEGSIG; via the coding sequence ATGGCTAAAAAAATGCCTGAAATCGGCGATTACAAGTATGGTTTTAAGGACAAAGACGTTTCCATTTTCCGTTCCGGCCGTGGTCTTACGAAAGAGATCGTTGAAGAAATCTCTCGTATGAAGGAAGAGCCTCAATGGATGCTGGATTTCCGTCTTAAATCATTAGAACATTTCTATAACATGCCAATGCCACAATGGGGCGGCGATTTAAACAGCTTGAACTTTGATGAAATTACGTACTACGTAAAACCTTCTGAGAAGTCTGAGCGTTCTTGGGATGAAGTACCTGAAGAAATCAAACAGACGTTTGACAAATTAGGTATTCCTGAAGCAGAACAAAAATATCTTGCAGGGGTATCTGCTCAGTATGAATCTGAGGTTGTATACCACAACATGCAAGAAGACTTAGAAGATCTTGGTGTAGTGTTCAAAGACACAGACACAGCATTAAAAGAAAACGAAGACATCTTCCGTGAGCATTTTGCAAAAGTAATCCCGCCAACTGACAACAAGTTCTCAGCATTGAACTCTGCAGTATGGTCTGGTGGATCTTTCATCTATGTTCCAAAAGGTGTTAAAGTGGAAACTCCACTACAAGCATACTTCCGAATCAACTCTGAGAACATGGGTCAATTCGAGCGTACGCTTATCATCGTAGACGAAGGCGCACATGTACACTATGTTGAAGGCTGTACTGCACCTGTTTACACAACAAACTCTCTTCACAGTGCGGTAGTTGAAATCATCATCAAGAAGGATGCTTACTGCCGTTACACGACGATTCAAAACTGGGCGAACAACGTTTACAACCTAGTTACGAAACGTGCAGTGTGTGAAGCGAATGCAACGATGGAGTGGATTGACGGGAATATTGGTTCCAAGTTAACGATGAAATACCCGGCGGTTATCCTTAAAGGTGAAGGCGCTCGTGGTATGACTCTTTCCATCGCATTAGCAGGTAAAGGCCAGCACCAGGATGCAGGGGCGAAAATGATTCACCTTGCACCAAACACGTCTTCCACTATCGTTTCTAAATCCATCTCCAAGCAAGGTGGTAAAGTAACATACCGTGGAATCGTACACTTTGGTAAAAAAGCTTCTGGCGCACGCTCTAACATTGAGTGTGACACACTAATTATGGATAATCAGTCTACTTCTGATACGATCCCTTACAACGAAGTGTTCAACGACAACGTTTCTCTTGAGCACGAAGCAAAGGTTTCCAAAGTATCCGAAGAGCAACTGTTCTATCTTATGAGCCGTGGCTTATCTGAAGAAGAAGCAACAGAAATGATCGTAATGGGCTTCATCGAGCCATTCACAAAAGAACTACCAATGGAATACGCAGTAGAAATGAACCGTCTGATCAAGTTCGAGATGGAAGGTTCAATTGGGTAA
- the sufU gene encoding Fe-S cluster assembly sulfur transfer protein SufU, translating to MSFNNLDTLYRQVIMDHYKNPRNKGTIESDSITVDMNNPTCGDRIHLTLQVEDGKVADAKFDGEGCSISMASASMMTQAVKGLEVEKALELSQIFYDIMLGKEYDDEAMDLGDLEALQGVAKFPARIKCATLAWKAMEKGVKSE from the coding sequence ATGTCTTTTAATAATTTAGATACTCTCTATCGTCAAGTGATTATGGATCATTATAAAAATCCGCGCAACAAAGGTACAATCGAGTCTGATAGCATCACTGTCGACATGAATAACCCTACGTGCGGTGACCGCATCCATTTGACACTTCAAGTGGAAGATGGAAAAGTAGCGGATGCAAAGTTTGATGGCGAAGGATGTTCCATTTCCATGGCATCTGCATCCATGATGACCCAAGCAGTAAAAGGGTTAGAAGTGGAAAAAGCGCTCGAGCTATCTCAGATCTTTTATGATATTATGTTAGGCAAAGAATATGACGACGAAGCGATGGACTTAGGGGATCTCGAAGCACTTCAAGGTGTGGCAAAATTCCCGGCACGTATCAAATGTGCCACTCTTGCATGGAAAGCCATGGAAAAGGGAGTCAAATCGGAATAA
- a CDS encoding cysteine desulfurase, translating to MNIQEIRQQFPILHQEVNGNPLVYLDSAATSQKPLAVIEALEKYYKGYNSNVHRGVHTLGTRATDGYEGARDKVKNFINAAHREEIVFTRGTTTALNLVAGSYARTNLTEGDEIVITYMEHHSNIIPWQQAAKATGATLKYIPLTEDGSLSLSDVEATITENTKIVSIMQISNVLGTINPIKEIAEIAHKNGAIMVVDGAQSTPHMKVDVQDLDCDFFALSGHKMGAPTGIGALYGKKHLLENMEPIEFGGEMIDFVGLQESTWKELPWKFEGGTPIIAGAIGLGAAIDFLEQVGMDNILAHEHKLADYAMNRMSEIEGITIYGPQKRAGLVTFNIDDVHPHDVATVLDAEGIAVRAGHHCAQPLMKYLNVSSTARASFYLYNTEEEIDKLVASLVKTKEYFSNVF from the coding sequence ATGAATATCCAGGAGATACGTCAGCAGTTTCCGATTTTGCATCAAGAGGTCAATGGAAATCCGCTTGTGTATCTGGATAGTGCTGCTACATCTCAAAAGCCGCTAGCGGTAATTGAGGCGTTGGAGAAGTACTATAAAGGGTATAACTCCAATGTTCATCGAGGAGTTCATACTTTGGGTACGAGAGCGACAGACGGTTATGAAGGTGCACGCGATAAAGTAAAGAATTTTATCAACGCAGCCCACAGGGAAGAGATAGTCTTCACTCGTGGAACAACGACCGCTCTGAATCTTGTAGCTGGCAGCTATGCACGCACTAACCTAACGGAAGGCGACGAAATAGTTATCACCTACATGGAGCATCATAGTAATATCATTCCATGGCAACAGGCGGCAAAAGCCACTGGCGCTACTTTAAAATATATCCCGCTGACAGAGGACGGAAGCCTGTCCTTATCAGATGTGGAAGCTACCATCACGGAAAACACGAAAATTGTTTCCATCATGCAGATTTCTAACGTATTAGGAACCATCAACCCGATCAAGGAGATCGCTGAAATTGCCCATAAAAATGGGGCAATCATGGTGGTCGACGGTGCCCAAAGTACTCCACACATGAAAGTGGACGTACAAGATTTAGACTGCGACTTCTTCGCACTTTCTGGTCATAAAATGGGTGCTCCAACGGGAATTGGAGCTCTATACGGGAAAAAACACCTGCTTGAGAACATGGAACCTATTGAGTTTGGTGGGGAAATGATCGACTTTGTCGGACTGCAGGAATCCACTTGGAAGGAGCTGCCGTGGAAGTTTGAAGGTGGTACCCCAATTATTGCGGGTGCGATCGGACTTGGCGCAGCAATTGACTTCCTGGAGCAGGTGGGAATGGACAATATCCTTGCCCATGAACATAAACTTGCAGATTATGCGATGAACCGCATGTCCGAAATCGAAGGAATCACCATTTACGGTCCACAAAAAAGAGCAGGACTTGTTACATTCAATATAGACGACGTACATCCACATGATGTAGCTACAGTGCTGGATGCTGAAGGAATTGCTGTTCGTGCGGGACATCACTGTGCACAGCCATTAATGAAGTATCTAAACGTTTCTTCCACTGCACGTGCTAGTTTTTACCTGTACAACACAGAGGAAGAAATTGATAAGCTAGTAGCATCATTAGTGAAAACAAAGGAGTACTTTAGTAATGTCTTTTAA
- the sufD gene encoding Fe-S cluster assembly protein SufD, whose translation MTLETKLPFDQDYLTNYSKESGEPQWLLDLRLQAYSLAEELPLPKPDKTKITNWNFTNFQKHTVETSITSVDQLPQEVKALVDGENIYVQVDNTPVVSTLKEELKAQGVIFTDIITAAKEHSDLVKKYFMQDGVKVDEHKLSALHAALMNGGAFLYVPKNVVIEEPIQAIYLQDQAEAVFNHVLIVAEDNSAVTYVENYLSNNDGDGSIFNIVTEVIANGNSKVQYGAVDNLGKGVTTYVNRRGVVGRDATLEWALGLMNDGDTISENVTNLMGDGSVGDTKTVVVGRGEQKQNFTTKVVHFGKNSDGQILKHGVMKDSASSVFNGIGKIEHGASKSNAEQESRVLMLSEKARGDANPILLIDEDDVTAGHAASAGRIDPLQLYYLMSRGISKKEAERLVIHGFLAPVVNQLPIESVKNQLIDVIERKVK comes from the coding sequence ATGACGTTAGAGACGAAATTACCGTTTGATCAAGACTACCTTACTAACTACTCCAAAGAGTCAGGGGAGCCTCAGTGGCTGTTAGATCTTCGCTTACAAGCTTATTCCTTGGCAGAAGAGCTGCCATTACCTAAGCCTGATAAGACGAAGATTACAAACTGGAATTTTACAAACTTCCAGAAGCACACTGTAGAAACTTCCATTACTTCTGTGGACCAATTGCCTCAAGAGGTAAAGGCGTTAGTAGATGGAGAAAATATATATGTTCAAGTGGATAACACACCAGTGGTATCTACTCTTAAAGAAGAACTAAAAGCACAAGGCGTTATCTTCACAGATATCATCACTGCTGCAAAAGAGCACAGTGACCTTGTGAAAAAGTACTTCATGCAAGATGGTGTTAAAGTTGATGAGCATAAGCTGTCCGCTTTACACGCTGCATTAATGAACGGCGGAGCATTCCTTTATGTTCCTAAGAACGTTGTCATTGAAGAGCCGATCCAAGCGATCTACCTTCAAGACCAAGCAGAAGCAGTGTTTAACCATGTACTAATCGTTGCAGAAGACAATAGTGCGGTTACTTATGTAGAGAACTATCTGTCCAATAATGATGGGGATGGTTCCATCTTCAACATCGTGACAGAAGTTATCGCTAACGGAAACTCTAAAGTGCAATACGGCGCTGTAGACAACCTTGGAAAAGGTGTCACAACTTACGTTAACCGCCGCGGAGTAGTTGGACGTGACGCGACTCTTGAGTGGGCATTAGGTCTGATGAATGATGGCGACACTATTTCAGAAAACGTAACAAACCTTATGGGTGACGGCTCTGTTGGAGATACAAAAACAGTAGTGGTTGGACGTGGAGAGCAAAAGCAAAACTTTACGACGAAAGTTGTACATTTTGGTAAAAACTCTGACGGTCAAATCCTTAAGCACGGCGTGATGAAAGACAGCGCTAGCTCTGTATTTAACGGTATCGGTAAAATTGAGCATGGTGCATCCAAGTCTAATGCCGAACAGGAATCTCGCGTGTTAATGCTTAGTGAAAAAGCTCGTGGAGACGCAAACCCGATTCTTCTAATTGATGAAGATGATGTAACGGCAGGCCACGCAGCATCAGCTGGCCGCATTGATCCACTTCAGCTTTACTACTTAATGAGCCGCGGAATTTCCAAGAAGGAAGCAGAGCGCTTAGTAATCCACGGATTCTTGGCTCCTGTAGTAAATCAATTGCCAATCGAGTCGGTTAAAAACCAGTTGATTGATGTAATTGAAAGGAAAGTGAAGTAA
- the sufC gene encoding Fe-S cluster assembly ATPase SufC: MGSTLTIKDLHVSINDKEILKGVNLEVKGGEIHAIMGPNGTGKSTLSSAIMGHPKYEVTSGSITFDGEDVLEMEVDERAQVGLFLAMQYPSEISGVTNADFLRSAINARREEGDEISLMKFIRKMDKNMDFLEMDQAMAQRYLNEGFSGGEKKRNEILQLMMIEPKIAILDEIDSGLDIDALKVVSKGINEMRGDDFGCLIITHYQRLLNYITPDHVHVMMQGRIVKSGGKELAQRLEAEGYDWIKQELGIEDETVGQEA; this comes from the coding sequence ATGGGTTCAACGTTAACGATTAAAGATTTACATGTATCCATTAATGATAAAGAGATTTTAAAGGGTGTAAATCTTGAAGTAAAAGGCGGAGAGATTCACGCAATCATGGGTCCTAACGGAACAGGAAAGTCAACGCTTTCTTCTGCAATCATGGGACACCCTAAATATGAAGTAACAAGCGGAAGCATCACATTTGATGGGGAAGATGTTCTTGAAATGGAAGTGGATGAGCGCGCGCAAGTAGGCTTATTCCTTGCAATGCAATACCCAAGTGAGATCAGTGGTGTAACAAACGCGGACTTCTTGCGTTCTGCTATCAACGCTCGCCGTGAAGAGGGCGATGAGATCTCCCTAATGAAATTCATCCGTAAAATGGACAAAAACATGGATTTCTTGGAAATGGATCAAGCAATGGCACAGCGTTACTTAAACGAAGGTTTCTCCGGTGGGGAAAAGAAGCGTAACGAAATTCTTCAATTGATGATGATCGAGCCTAAGATTGCGATCCTTGATGAGATTGACTCTGGTCTTGATATCGATGCATTGAAAGTAGTTTCTAAAGGAATCAATGAAATGCGTGGAGACGACTTCGGTTGCCTTATCATCACTCACTACCAACGTTTATTGAATTACATCACTCCTGACCACGTTCACGTAATGATGCAAGGCCGCATCGTGAAGTCCGGTGGCAAGGAATTAGCACAACGTTTAGAGGCAGAAGGTTATGATTGGATTAAGCAAGAACTAGGTATCGAAGACGAAACAGTCGGTCAAGAAGCGTAA
- a CDS encoding carboxymuconolactone decarboxylase family protein, whose translation MEQHYEPKNYAEAALHDYKVGLGVFSEKMPELAHHYNEFTEACFKEGVLDKKQKQLIALGVSVYSQDEYCIVYHTKGCLDQGATEQEILEVCGVTAAFGGGAAMSQSVTLVQSCISDFNELKN comes from the coding sequence ATGGAACAACATTACGAGCCGAAAAATTATGCAGAAGCAGCACTTCATGATTATAAAGTAGGACTAGGTGTATTTTCTGAAAAAATGCCAGAGCTTGCGCATCACTACAACGAGTTTACAGAAGCTTGTTTTAAAGAAGGCGTACTCGATAAAAAGCAGAAACAATTGATTGCTCTTGGTGTGAGTGTGTATTCCCAAGATGAATATTGCATTGTTTATCACACAAAAGGTTGCTTAGATCAAGGTGCAACAGAGCAGGAAATCCTGGAAGTTTGTGGCGTGACAGCGGCATTTGGAGGCGGCGCGGCAATGAGCCAATCCGTGACGTTGGTGCAGTCTTGTATTAGTGATTTTAATGAATTGAAGAATTGA
- a CDS encoding MetQ/NlpA family ABC transporter substrate-binding protein — translation MKKVLSFAVMSLLVLVLAACGGGEKGIEEGKLVIGASNVPHAEILEEAKTLLEEQGIELDIQTYTDYIIPNQALRDKDIDANFFQHEPYLKSQIEENDYEFVSAGGVHIEPIGVYSQEYDSLEELPEGAEILMSNSVADHGRILAMLEEKGLITLKEGVEVTSASVDDIEENPKNLEFNTQFEAAFLPQAYLNGDGDAVLINGNYALGADIDPEKEAIALESGENNPYVNLIVVREEDKDNEQIKALVEVLQSDEIKAFIEEEYKGSVLPAKASDEE, via the coding sequence ATGAAAAAGGTTTTAAGTTTCGCTGTAATGTCATTATTAGTGCTAGTACTTGCTGCATGTGGCGGCGGTGAAAAAGGAATCGAGGAAGGTAAGCTGGTTATAGGTGCATCAAATGTACCTCATGCAGAAATCCTTGAAGAAGCAAAAACTTTATTAGAAGAACAGGGTATTGAATTAGACATTCAAACGTATACAGATTACATCATACCGAACCAAGCGTTACGTGATAAAGACATTGATGCGAACTTCTTCCAACATGAGCCATACTTGAAAAGCCAAATCGAAGAAAATGATTACGAATTTGTAAGTGCAGGTGGCGTTCACATTGAACCGATCGGTGTGTACTCCCAAGAGTATGACAGCCTAGAAGAACTACCTGAGGGTGCAGAAATCTTAATGAGTAACTCCGTTGCCGATCATGGCCGTATCCTTGCAATGCTTGAAGAAAAAGGACTAATTACGTTAAAAGAAGGTGTAGAAGTTACATCTGCATCTGTAGATGATATTGAAGAGAACCCTAAGAATCTTGAGTTCAATACTCAGTTTGAAGCGGCATTCTTACCGCAAGCATACTTGAACGGCGACGGAGATGCAGTACTGATTAACGGTAACTATGCACTTGGCGCTGATATCGATCCGGAAAAAGAAGCAATTGCTTTGGAATCTGGCGAAAACAATCCTTACGTAAACCTTATCGTTGTTCGTGAAGAAGATAAAGATAATGAACAGATCAAAGCATTGGTAGAAGTGCTTCAATCTGATGAAATCAAAGCATTCATTGAAGAAGAATACAAAGGATCTGTGCTTCCTGCAAAGGCATCTGATGAAGAATAA
- a CDS encoding methionine ABC transporter permease, whose protein sequence is MLERVNWDKMWEATLETLYMSSISVVATFILGIVLGLLLFLTAKGNIWESRLVNGLVAAFVNIFRSIPFVILIFLLIPFTRFIMDTIIGANAALPALIIGAAPFYARMVEIALREIDKGVIEAARSMGAKTSEIIWKVLIPESMPALVSGITVTAIAIVSYTAMAGIIGAGGLGNLAFLDGFQRNNWEVTLVCTVIILIIVFIIQFIGDLITNKLDKR, encoded by the coding sequence ATGCTTGAGAGAGTTAATTGGGACAAGATGTGGGAAGCAACCTTAGAAACTCTTTATATGAGCAGTATATCGGTTGTCGCTACGTTCATTTTAGGAATTGTTTTAGGACTATTATTGTTTTTAACAGCTAAGGGAAACATATGGGAAAGCCGATTAGTTAATGGATTGGTTGCTGCTTTTGTTAATATCTTCCGTTCGATCCCATTTGTCATTTTAATATTTTTACTTATTCCTTTTACAAGGTTCATTATGGATACAATTATTGGTGCCAACGCGGCATTGCCAGCTCTGATCATAGGAGCAGCACCCTTCTACGCAAGAATGGTGGAAATTGCATTACGTGAAATCGACAAAGGTGTCATTGAAGCAGCGCGTTCCATGGGCGCAAAAACTTCAGAAATCATCTGGAAAGTATTGATTCCGGAATCGATGCCAGCATTGGTTTCCGGTATAACGGTCACGGCAATTGCTATTGTAAGTTACACAGCAATGGCAGGAATCATCGGTGCAGGTGGGTTGGGTAACCTTGCATTTTTAGATGGTTTCCAGCGTAACAATTGGGAAGTAACACTTGTATGTACAGTCATCATCTTAATCATTGTATTTATCATCCAATTTATTGGAGATTTAATAACCAACAAACTAGACAAACGATAA
- a CDS encoding methionine ABC transporter ATP-binding protein, with protein MISLQGVKKVFKTKNGIVTAVDNIDLSINQGEIFGVIGYSGAGKSTLIRMLNGLETPTDGVVDVAGRNLAKVKGKELREARQEISMIFQHFNLLWSRTVKENIAFPLEIAGVSRSERNKRVDELIKLVGLEGRGDSYPSQLSGGQKQRVGIARALANNPKVLLCDEATSALDPQTTDSILDLLVDINKRLSLTIVLITHEMHVIRKICHRVAVMENGKVVEQGDVLNVFRKPEQPITKRFVKQVTEPEDTQETVEHLLAEFPQGKVIQLTFVGTSAEQPLITNLIRRFPIEVNILQGKISQTQNGAYGTLFVHLDGEETQVQEALRFIREQQVELEVMTHA; from the coding sequence ATGATTTCACTTCAGGGTGTAAAAAAAGTATTTAAAACGAAAAACGGAATAGTGACAGCTGTTGATAATATAGATTTATCCATCAACCAAGGAGAGATTTTCGGTGTTATCGGGTATAGTGGTGCAGGAAAAAGTACGTTGATCCGCATGCTGAACGGACTGGAAACACCAACTGACGGAGTGGTGGATGTAGCAGGAAGAAATCTTGCAAAAGTTAAGGGCAAGGAACTGAGAGAAGCACGCCAGGAAATCAGTATGATCTTCCAGCATTTCAATCTTTTATGGTCAAGAACAGTAAAAGAAAATATCGCATTTCCACTTGAGATTGCGGGAGTGAGCAGGTCAGAGCGAAACAAGCGAGTGGATGAACTCATCAAGCTTGTAGGATTAGAGGGAAGAGGAGACTCCTATCCATCTCAACTAAGCGGCGGACAAAAGCAACGTGTCGGAATAGCAAGAGCACTTGCAAATAATCCTAAAGTTCTTTTGTGTGATGAAGCTACTTCTGCATTGGATCCACAGACTACAGATTCAATCTTAGACCTCTTAGTCGATATTAATAAGCGTTTATCTCTTACTATCGTACTAATCACACATGAAATGCATGTTATCCGGAAAATCTGTCATCGAGTAGCGGTGATGGAAAATGGTAAGGTTGTGGAGCAGGGAGATGTACTAAATGTCTTCCGAAAGCCAGAACAGCCAATTACAAAACGATTCGTAAAACAGGTGACAGAACCAGAAGATACGCAAGAAACAGTGGAGCACTTGTTGGCTGAATTCCCACAAGGAAAAGTAATTCAACTAACATTTGTAGGGACTTCGGCAGAACAGCCATTAATTACGAATTTAATTCGCAGATTTCCAATTGAAGTGAACATTCTTCAAGGGAAAATCTCGCAGACTCAAAATGGAGCATATGGCACACTATTTGTGCACCTCGATGGCGAAGAAACGCAAGTTCAAGAGGCATTGAGATTTATCCGTGAGCAGCAAGTGGAGTTGGAGGTGATGACACATGCTTGA
- a CDS encoding diacylglycerol/lipid kinase family protein: MYHIIVNKMAGNGKGLRMWKEAEKYLEEKNVTYLVSFTEYAGHAGELIENIDENLIHAVVVVGGDGTIHEVVNKLVHKKVALGIVPAGSGNDLARSLGVPFAVEGALSRILKGSYQLIDVPKVEEEHYISIAGLGFDGKVAEVTNRSRSKRLLNKLGLGDLSYVLNIFRVLFTYQPSDVSIEVDEKFYKFQDVWLIAVANLPYYGGGIMICPDACGTDGELDICVVSGIGRWELLFVFPLAFRGRHIKHRNVTMFRGASIKISPSSSMVMQCDGEIVQNKTADFSVDENALKIF; the protein is encoded by the coding sequence GTGTATCATATTATTGTCAACAAGATGGCTGGCAACGGAAAAGGACTTCGTATGTGGAAAGAAGCGGAGAAGTACTTAGAAGAGAAAAATGTAACTTATCTCGTTTCTTTTACTGAATATGCAGGTCATGCAGGTGAATTGATAGAAAATATAGATGAGAATTTGATTCATGCTGTTGTGGTAGTCGGAGGAGACGGTACCATTCATGAAGTGGTAAATAAATTGGTTCATAAAAAAGTGGCTCTCGGGATTGTTCCTGCCGGTTCTGGAAATGACTTGGCAAGAAGCCTTGGAGTCCCTTTTGCTGTGGAAGGTGCATTGTCTAGGATCTTAAAGGGTTCCTATCAACTGATAGATGTACCGAAAGTAGAAGAAGAGCATTATATTTCAATTGCGGGACTTGGGTTTGACGGAAAGGTTGCAGAAGTAACCAATAGGTCAAGGTCAAAACGTCTTTTGAACAAATTAGGTTTAGGCGACTTGTCGTATGTGCTGAATATTTTCAGAGTTCTTTTCACCTACCAACCGTCTGATGTTTCTATTGAAGTAGATGAAAAGTTTTATAAGTTTCAGGATGTTTGGCTGATAGCAGTAGCCAACCTCCCTTATTATGGAGGGGGAATCATGATCTGCCCAGATGCCTGTGGAACTGATGGAGAATTGGATATATGTGTGGTTTCTGGTATTGGAAGATGGGAGTTATTATTTGTGTTTCCCCTTGCTTTTAGAGGGAGACATATTAAACACCGAAATGTCACGATGTTTAGAGGCGCATCCATTAAAATAAGCCCAAGTTCCTCCATGGTCATGCAGTGTGACGGAGAAATCGTTCAAAATAAAACAGCTGATTTTAGCGTGGATGAGAATGCTTTAAAGATATTTTAA